From the genome of Danio aesculapii chromosome 16, fDanAes4.1, whole genome shotgun sequence, one region includes:
- the LOC130243453 gene encoding histone-lysine N-methyltransferase ASH1L-like isoform X3 produces MDKKKKKTTPAPRLEKEEMTDDRKRTRQSKKAEPEASSKTNNSEFKQQLTRSEELSDTKCNQSDGNVRLKIGVVAKRTKKPPKSLENFICRPTIRISQRLSHGDGHSSSVGEVSDPDPRLAKKSHRDVQKKDCLSTKGSKRVLPTSKKGDSTPVIAAPKKAPSKNTRKTESKSLLTSDGPSYAVQPQTDSKVPLSDKITSSTLLKQTHSPPAAPSPPSSLPQNSSPQDSTQVLNAQKEKSDDLPTEEAMTSSFSSDSSKNMTQNTQISQHSSSSLETHHESTSSPKRCSENSLRQTLRPTKKTSRTRETNADRVLNANEKEDGDYASSKNMSRSRENGLLHQPSLSIKAPLLPPATDKSAESATPENNTNISELQKNRGRCKKHSGSEVIDDSKKLTMEPAKTVAVQSKDVSRVGHVIEKNKKRTRHCSNQEENVKCSPQTSSGADSQFNSSAQSEEPPLHPKQDTISQKTQKSVQITNIVNQGENMDLGASNVNSTACKNIPQKSKGKRDLSMKSSKELPSQQGKLDPVRQPLKSKELQKTSPRSETAYIEPPIKRRGRPKITKMDESPQGSKSQQSSSTFSVLEHSNLPGPEHGLKLPKPTPKIQSHPKCPLSAQTKKSKSLHLASGKTGAEGKLKPSVSRVRDAQICRKRNKLIMRTIIKNINKMRVKRKDKVLTQFLSGQSQNCTTDMAQKDNEGDAECSVSDGAQSLSSLVTSFGGKLGPQINVSKRGTIYIGKRRGRKPKAQMETFGQDSGQVQSPKTQQVSTESSNQLNRSTSGEQSQSFDGHSALHSSPYSFKQLKPPSSSISSFRRKLYPGSCKYDQHSSPKVTSSQKFKAMPEEKSKHPTSSQPAPCPSATSQLGSVRIQDHRATHLARSVLMEQERLKYKCPRKGHNCFSHEKIRRHKHKCKKKYLQLRAKRQDPAFLAEVEELVVRLSEIHIVHHLSSRGCGDEAKPGRKSGKGKAHPHVLQCLPQNLHHPTMFQINFSGYYSPQSEFSRDSLHYVGLADFKRNNGCPSQPGEHIVTHCPVVHKLGFPLSAGGCYHSPYKMPVPTTSFGFGLYRGYPPSATIYPSSPFLPSYVHPYSKNPILSPSKFHKRKHKFLRHESEVCHGKPHGTYTNLTSHSSSDWFSRNSWQRQDDREQGRDKRFVDDRFREREGLGGLLGQSNLRKGHFRRGLGLSTDYQCSTSAPSKQADKHKTSPLSYIGPAHLRPLSKVRWAEHRQPWRWRESVQVESKNRGSNQEGETGYHEDDDEVDEDQPSPPPVDRSIHHHTFLRNTNLASAAFSQMTSQRSVGEVQCAARNLMTAGSSLMESCSTGGKRSSESFKPGGSLFSEHYSNASLSFNEGQERGAREKRPSISKTHFQTSDIRLFSSCSATKNSLSHFGSSKDSTPDKEKLKHVSNPLRKKSLKGQAVTGGEVKRRGRGRPRKNPAPCFSPPPPPVLVDYEVTECSPKRKKDERDDYATESMAQHEKRKRKRKRDDSWCSEGQIDEDVALSHEPSHSHTDTFSPSKDPISQSESRSSMSSEKKYEWAGLYSDVYKSENPKSLSSPVYTECLEYDPEEHEHGLLPAPLHESI; encoded by the exons AtggataagaaaaagaaaaagacaacacCTGCTCCAAGACTAGAGAAAGAAGAAATGACAGATGACAGGAAAAGAACAAGACAATCTAAAAAGGCTGAACCAGAAGCATCCTCAAAGACTAATAACAGTGAGTTTAAGCAGCAGCTGACTAGGTCAGAGGAGTTATCAGATACAAAGTGCAATCAGTCTGATGGAAATGTAAGATTGAAAATAGGAGTTGTAGCCAAACGGACAAAGAAGCCCCCAAAAAGTCTGGAGAACTTCATATGCAGGCCCACAATCAGAATCTCTCAGAGGCTTTCACATGGAGATGGCCATAGTTCAAGTGTGGGTGAAGTCTCCGATCCTGACCCCAGATTGGCTAAGAAGTCACATCGAGATGTTCAGAAAAAAGATTGCCTTTCTACAAAAGGTTCCAAAAGAGTCCTTCCCACTTCCAAAAAAGGTGACTCTACTCCAGTCATTGCTGCACCTAAAAAG GCTCCATCAAAAAACACAAGGAAGACTGAGTCAAAGTCATTATTAACATCAGATGGCCCTTCATATGCAGTTCAACCACAGACAGATAGCAAAGTACCACTTTCAGATAAAATAACCTCCTCTACCTTATTGAAGCAGACGCATTCACCTCCAGCTGCACCTTCGCCGCCTTCCTCATTACCACAAAACTCCAGTCCACAAGACAGCACGCAAGTTTTAAATGCTCAAAAAGAGAAGAGTGATGATCTCCCAACTGAGGAAGCAATGACCTCCTCCTTTAGTTCAGATAGTTCAAAGAATATGACACAGAACACTCAGATATCTCAGCACTCTTCTTCCAGCCTTGAAACTCACCATGAAAGCACGTCATCTCCAAAAAGATGTAGTGAAAATTCTCTAAGGCAAACTCTCCGTCCTACAAAAAAGACTTCTAGAACACGGGAGACTAATGCTGACAGGGTTTTGAATGCAAATGAGAAAGAGGATGGTGATTATGCATCTTCCAAAAACATGTCTAGGAGTAGAGAAAATGGTTTACTGCATCAGCCTAGTCTCTCTATCAAAGCACCATTGCTTCCTCCTGCCACAGATAAATCTGCAGAATCAGCAACTCCTGAGAACAACACTAACATATCAGAGTTACAGAAGAACAGAGGAAGGTGCAAGAAACACAGCGGAAGTGAAGTCATAGATGACTCCAAAAAACTGACTATGGAACCTGCTAAGACTGTTGCTGTGCAGTCAAAAGATGTCAGCAGGGTGGGGCATGTCATTGAAAAGAATAAGAAAAGAACTAGGCATTGTTCAAATCAGGAAGAAAATGTGAAATGTTCCCCTCAGACTTCCAGTGGTGCAGATTCTCAGTTTAACAGTTCTGCTCAAAGTGAAGAGCCACCCTTACACCCCAAGCAAGACACCATCTCACAAAAGACCCAAAAATCTGTTCAGATTACAAATATAGTAAATCAGGGGGAGAATATGGATTTGGGAGCTTCCAATGTTAATTCCACTGCCTGTAAAAACATACCCCAAAAATCAAAAGGTAAAAGAGATCTTTCCATGAAGTCCTCAAAGGAATTGCCATCACAGCAGGGTAAACTAGATCCAGTCAGACAACCTCTTAAATCAAAAGAACTACAAAAAACATCACCTAGATCAGAAACCGCATATATTGAGCCCCCTATTAAGAGAAGGGGTCGTCCAAAAATAACCAAGATGGATGAGTCTCCTCAGGGAAGTAAGTCTCAGCAGTCTTCTTCTACGTTCTCTGTACTTGAGCACTCAAATCTCCCTGGTCCAGAACATGGCTTGAAACTCCCAAAGCCAACACCTAAAATACAAAGTCATCCCAAATGTCCCCTGTCTGCTCAGACTAAAAAATCTAAATCACTACACTTAGCATCTGGTAAGACAGGAGCTGAAGGAAAACTCAAACCCTCAGTGTCGAGAGTTAGAGATGCGCAAATCTGTCGCAAACGAAATAAGTTAATAATGAGGACAATTATCAAAAATATCAATAAGATGAGAGTAAAAAGGAAAGATAAAGTACTCACGCAGTTTCTTTCAGGGCAAAGTCAAAATTGCACAACTGATATGGCTCAAAAAGACAATGAAGGTGATGCTGAATGTTCAGTGTCGGATGGTGCACAATCTTTATCCTCACTTGTTACATCTTTTGGAGGGAAACTTGGTCCTCAAATTAATGTCAGCAAACGTGGCACAATCTACATAGGAAAAAGGAGAGGTCGTAAACCTAAAGCTCAAATGGAAACTTTTGGTCAAGACTCGGGCCAAGTTCAGAGTCCAAAGACTCAGCAAGTCTCAACAGAATCTTCAAATCAGTTAAACAGGTCCACCTCTGGTGAACAGAGTCAATCATTTGATGGCCATAGTGCTTTGCACAGCTCCCCCTATTCATTTAAACAACTCAAGCCCCCTTCATCTAGTATCAGTTCTTTCAGGAGAAAACTTTATCCTGGCAGCTGTAAATATGATCAACATTCTTCTCCAAAGGTAACAAGTTCccaaaagtttaaagcaatgcctGAAGAGAAATCTAAACATCCCACCTCTTCACAGCCAGCACCTTGCCCTTCAGCCACATCCCAGTTAGGTTCTGTAAGGATTCAAGATCACAGAGCAACACACCTTGCACGATCAGTCCTGATGGAGCAAGAAAGGCTCAAATACAAGTGTCCTAGAAAAGGACATAATTGCTTTAGCCACGAGAAGATTAGGAGACATAAACACAAATGTAAGAAAAAGTATCTTCAACTCAGGGCCAAACGGCAAGACCCAGCATTTCTGGCAGAGGTTGAGGAGTTAGTGGTCAGGCTTAGTGAAATTCATATTGTGCATCATCTTTCATCTCGGGGTTGTGGGGATGAAGCAAAACCAGGAAGAAAGAGTGGGAAAGGCAAAGCTCACCCTCACGTTCTTCAGTGTCTGCCGCAAAACCTTCACCATCCAACTATGTTTCAAATCAACTTCAGTGGTTATTACtctcctcagtcagaattttCTCGTGACTCTCTGCATTATGTTGGCCTTGCAGACTTTAAAAGGAACAATGGCTGCCCCTCACAACCAGGTGAACATATTGTCACACATTGTCCAGTAGTACACAAACTTGGCTTCCCACTGTCAGCAGGTGGTTGTTACCACTCGCCCTACAAAATGCCTGTCCCTACCACTTCATTTGGTTTTGGACTCTATAGAGGATACCCTCCATCTGCAACTATTTACCCGTCATCACCCTTTTTACCCTCATATGTACATCCCTACTCGAAAAATCCAATTTTAAGCCCATCAAAGTTCCATAAAAGGAAGCACAAATTTTTAAGGCATGAATCTGAAGTTTGTCATGGAAAGCCACATGGGACTTACACTAATCTAACATCTCATTCCTCTAGTGACTGGTTCAGTAGAAATAGCTGGCAAAGACAAGATGACAGAGAGCAAGGTAGAGATAAAAGATTTGTGGATGATAGGTTTAGAGAAAGAGAAGGATTGGGCGGTTTACTAGGACAAAGTAACCTCAGAAAAGGCCATTTCAGAAGGGGACTAGGTCTGTCAACAGATTACCAGTGCTCTACCTCAGCACCCTCAAAACAAGCTGACAAACACAAAACATCACCGCTTTCATATATTGGACCTGCGCACCTGAGACCGTTATCAAAAGTTAGGTGGGCAGAGCATCGGCAGCCATGGAGGTGGAGAGAGAGCGTTCAGGTAGAGTCGAAGAACAGAGGCTCAAACCAAGAAGGTGAAACAGGATACCACGAGGATGACGATGAAGTTGATGAAGATCAACCATCACCTCCGCCAGTTGACAGAAGCATCCACCATCACACTTTCCTGAGGAACACCAATCTTGCTAGCGCTGCATTCAGTCAAATGACATCCCAAAGGAGTGTTGGTGAAGTTCAGTGTGCTGCTAGAAACTTAATGACAGCTGGAAGCTCATTGATGGAGTCTTGCTCAACTGGAGGAAAACGATCCTCAG aGAGTTTCAAGCCCGGAGGTTCACTCTTCAGTGAGCACTATTCCAATGCAAGTCTCTCTTTTAATGAAGGCCAAGAAAGAGGAGCACGAGAGAAAAGACCCAGCATCAGCAAAACACACTTTCAGACCAGCGATATCAGACTCTTTTCCTCTTGTTCTGCCACCAAAAACAGCCTTTCTCATTTCGGTAGTTCTAAAGACTCAACACCAGACAAGGAAAAACTGAAACATGTCTCGAATCCTCTCAGGAAAAAGAGTCTTAAAGGTCAAGCGGTCACTGGAGGTGAAGTGAAGAGGAGGGGACGAGGGAGACCACGAAAAAACCCTGCGCCGTGCTTTtctccaccaccaccacctgtACTTGTAGATTACGAAGTGACAGAGTGTTCTCCAAAGCGGAAAAAAGATGAAAGAGATGATTATGCTACTGAGTCCATGGCTCAACatgagaaaagaaaaagaaagaggaaaagagATGACTCTTGGTGCAGCGAAGGGCAAATAGATGAAGATGTAGCTCTGAGCCACGAGCCTTCACATTCACACACCGACACATTCTCACCTTCCAAAgatccaatcagccaatcagagagcagatCCTCTATGTCTTCTGAAAAGAAATATGAGTGGGCGGGGCTTTACTCGGATGTGTATAAAAGCGAGAA CCCCAAGAGCCTGTCCTCTCCAGTATACACAGAGTGCCTGGAGTACGATCCTGAAGAGCATGAGCATGGCCTGCTTCCTGCACCTTTACAC GAAAGTATCTGA